CGACCTGCTTCGTACGGTTCTTATAATTCGCGGCGTTGAGGCGCACGACCTGGGGATACCCGAGCATCCAGAGCGCCATGTCGAGCATCACGATGCCCAGATCGATGAACACGCCACCGCCCGACTTTTCCCGCTGGGTCAGCCACGCGCGATCGAGATCGTATTTCCGGAGCCACCCGACACGTGCGTAGTAGATCTTGCCCAGTTCCTTCCCCTCGATGAAGCTCTTCAGGATCATGGTATCCGGCCGGAACCGGTGATTCATGCCGACCATGAGTTTCCGCTTCGACTCGCGCGCCGCGGCAGCGATCGCTTCGGCTTCTGCATACGTCCGCGCGATCGGCTTCTCCACGAGCACATCCTTGCCGGCCTTCAGCGAGGCCACGGCCACCTCCTGATGGGCATTCGTGGACGTGCACACGATGACGGCGTCGAGCCCTTCCATCGCGAGCATCTGGTTGAGGTCCGTGAACTGGTTCTTGATCCCGAACTTCTCACCGACCAGGCGCACCTTGGCCTTGTCCTTATCGCAAATGGCCACGACCTCTGCTTCCGGGAGCTTCATCAGGATGGGGAGATGGATCACCTGGGCGACCCAACCGACCCCGACGATGCCGATGCGCACTTTTTCCATATTCTATCCGACGGTGAGTGAGGATGAGGGATGAAGGACCGAGCGGACGACCGCTGCGATCCCGGGGCCATCCAACCCGAGTTCATCAGCAAGTTCCGCAGGAGATCCGTGGTCTACGAAACGGTCAGGGATGCCGTGCATCGTAAGGCGGGTACCCGCATGACCGGCTGCTGCGACGAATTCGCTGACCGCGCCGCCAAATCCGCCCAGGACAGAGTTGTTCTCGACCGTGACGATGGCCTTGAACCGCGAGAGAATGTCGTCCAGCAACGCCCCGTCCAGCGGCTTCACAAAGCGCATGTTCACGACCTCGCATTCGATGCCTTCATGCGCCAATGCCGTCGCCGCCTGCAACGACGGCGCAACCATGTCTCCGATCGCCAGGATCGCGACATCCTTCCCGGTCCGGAGGATCTCCCCTTTGCCGACCGGCAACAATGTGAAATCCGGCTTCAGGGGCACACCCAGACCGTTGCCGCGTGGATAGCGTATCGCCACCGGCCCGCCCGTATGCTTCACGGCGGTGTACAGCATGTCCCGCAATTCGCTCTCATCCTTCGGCGCCATGATCACCATGCCCGGAATGGGGCGCAAATAGCTCAGGTCGAACACGCCGTGATGCGTCGGGCCGTCGGCCCCGACCACCCCCGCTCGGTCAAGAGCGAAGATCACGTGCAGATGCTGCAACGCCACATCGTGGATGATCTGATCGAACGCACGTTGGAGGAACGATGAGTAGATCGCAACGATCGGGATCGCACCCTGGGTGGCGAGTCCCGCAGCGAAGGTCACGCCGTGCTGCTCCGCGATCCCGACATCATAGAAACGTTCGGGCATCTCACGCTGCAATTGGTCGAGGCCGGTCCCATCCGGCATCGCCGCGGTCATCGCAACAAGGTTCGGTGTCTGCCGGGCAAGGTCGACCACCGCGGTACCGAACACTTTGGTGTACGCCGGCGGCCCGCTGGCTTTCTTCGGCGACACGCCCGTCACCTTGTCGAACGGTGTCACACCGTGCAGCCGCTGTTCGTCCAGCTCGGCGGGACGATACCCCTTCCCCTTCTGCGTGATCGCATGGACGAGGATCGGTCCCGACAGGTCCTTCACCTCCTGAAAGATACGGACGAGCTGCGCCATGTTGTGGCCATTGATGGGTCCGAAGTATCGGAAACCCAGGGCCTCGAAGAGCATGCCCGGCGTGATGATGACCTTGATGCCTTCTTCGAGCCGCGCCGTCACGCGGCGGATCCGGTCGCCCCACTGTCCAGCTTGCCCGTGAGATCGTACACATTCTTCTTGAAACGGTTGTAGCGCGGATCGGCGATCAGCTCGGTGAAATAGTTCGAGATCGCCCAGACGTTCGGGGCGATGGACATGTTGTTGTCGTTCAACACGACGATCATGTCCTTCTTCATGAAGCCGGCATTGTTCATCCCTTCATACACCATGCCGCCGGTCATGGAGCCGTCGCCGACGATCGCCACAACTTTGTACTTCTTGCCGGACGTTTCCCGTGCGGCGACCATACCGACGGCGGCCGAGATGGCCGTACTGGCGTGGCCAGCACCGAAGGTGTCGTATTCGCTCTCCGAACGCTTGAGGAAGCCGCTCAGTCCGTTGTACTGGCGGATCGTATGGAGCCGGTCCTTGCGGCCGGTGAGGATCTTGTGCGGATAGGCCTGATGCCCGACATCCCACACCAATTTGTCGTACGGTGTGTTGAACACATAGTGCAGGGCAACGGACAACTCCACAGCGCCCAGACCGGCACCAAGGTGCCCCCCCGTCCTGGAGATGACCTCGATGAGGAATTCCCGCACATCGTTGCTGAGGCCTTTGAGTTCAGGGACCGTGAATCCGCGGAAATCCGCGGGCACGTTCACCCTGTCAAGGTACGGATATGATTGCTGACCGCTCATTCCTGTTCTTCATCCATCAATGTGAGTTTCCCGTCGAGGTCCTTGTTCAGCTTCTTCAGGGTCGTTTCCGCGCGCGTAAGTTTCTCCGCGCAGACCCTGGAAAGCTGGATCCCTTCCTCGTACAGGCGCAGGGAGTCCTCCAATGGAACATCTCCCTGCTCCAGCTGGTTCACAATTTCCTCCAACCGGTGCAAAGATTCTTCGAACGAACCCTTCCCGGCGGCGGGCTTCTTTCCGGCCATCTTAGATATCCGTTATGGTAGAGCGGACAGTCCCATCCGCGAATTCGATCTCGACCGCATCATCGACGGCGATACCCTTCCGTTTTCCCGTGATCCTCCCCTGTTTCCGGACGATCGCATATCCGCGTTTCAGGACGGACCGGGGATCCAACGCATTCAGGCGCTCGGTCGTTCCGCGGGCTCGTGCGGCGGTGAGTTCAAACAGGTGGGAAAGGGACGTTGACATGGAGCGGGTCAGTTCATCCAGATGCTGGCTATGCCGGGCGAGCAGGTCCACAGGCCTGTTCAGAGCGTAACTCTTGAGCATCTGCTGGATGTGGCGCCTGTGGAGTGCGATCCGGTCCTCGATGGCACTCGACATAGTATACCGAGAATTCTCCAGAAGTTCAATCAGTGCCCGCCGGTCGGGAACCGACATCTCCGCCGCCGCCGTGGGGGTCGGGGCGCGGAGATCCGCCACGAAATCCGCAATGGTGACATCCACCTCGTGCCCGACACCGCTCACGATGGGGATCCGGGATCCTGCGATCGCCCGGGCCACGATCTCCTCGTTGAAGGGCCAGAGATCCTCGAGCGACCCCCCGCCGCGGGCCAGGATGATAAGATCAAGTCCGCCGAGCCGGTTCAGATCAGCGATCGCCTCCGCTATGTCCTGCCCCGCCCCCGCACCTTGCACCCGGGTGGGCCGGAACACGAGCGATGCCACCGGATACCGCCTCCGGAACACATGCAGCATATCATGGAGGACCGCCCCCGTCGGCGAGGTGATCAGTCCGATCTGTTCGGGATATGGCGGAAGCGGACGCTTCCGCCCGGGATCGAACAGCCCTTCCTCCATCAGCTTCCGTTTCAGTTCCTCAAAAGCCTGCTGCAGGTCCCCGGCACCAAGGGTCCGCATCGACGTCACATCGACCTGATAGGTCCCACGAACCTCATACACCGTGATACGGCCCTGGACCACGACCTTCTGGCCGTCGGCCGGGCGGAACTTCAGCGTGGGGACGCGACTTCGCCACATCACGCCGGAAAGTTGGGCCGCTTCGTCTTTCAACGTGAAGTAGAGGTGCCCGGAAGAATGGAGTTTCACATTGGAGAGTTCGCCAACGATGGCCAGCGACGGGAACGTCCGCTCAAGGGACAACTTGATACGCTGTGTCAGCGCGCTGACGCTGAGTGGTGCCTGGTCCGCCATGAAGCCCCTGACGTGGATCGGTGTTGGCAAATGCGAGTGGGCGCAATATAGGAAAAATCAGACGAAAGCACACATTGAATCCGATCCCCGAAGGCCGTATATTTATCGCATGAATATTGACATTCTTGCCATAGGTGCCCACCCCGACGATGTCGAATTGTCGTGCGGTGGCACCCTCATCAAGGCGGTCCGGCAGGGCCGGCGGGTGGGCATTGTTGACGTTACCGAAGGCGAACTCGGAACGCGCGGCAGCCGTGAGATCCGTGCCATGGAAGCGGAGAACGCTGCGAAGGCTATCGGCGTGCACTACCGCACCAATCTCCGCATCCCCGATGGGAACATCGAAAAGACGCCGGAGAATGTTCTCCGGCTTGTGACGGTGATCCGGGAAGTGCGACCGCACGTCCTTCTCATCCCCCACTCCATCGACCGCCATCCCGACCATGAAAGCTCCCATGCGCTCTGCCGCAAGGCGTGGTTCGATGCGGGATTGCGCCGGGTCGAGACTTCGCTCGACGGCAACCCGCAGGAATCGTTCCGCCCGCGCGCGGTGTATCATTACATGCAGTGGCACGAGTTCCAGCCGTCGTTCATCGTGGACGTCAGCGACACCTATGAAGCTCGCGTCGAGGCGATGCGCGCGTACCGATCGCAATTCTACGATCCCAACAGCGATGAACCCGGCACGGTGCTGAGTACACCGGCGTTCCTCGAAATGGTGCGTACGCGCCTCGAGTACTACGGCGACAAGATCGGCGTACAGTACGGCGAAGCGTTCTATTCACCCGCGCCGTTGGCCATCCCGGACATCTTCACACTGAATACCTGATATGCCGTCCCTGCACCCCATGCTTGTCCACTTTCCGGTGGCGCTCCTCACGGTAGGATGGCTCGCGGACCTTTTCGCGTACGTTCGGGGGAGGAAACAAGGAAGCGTTGTAGGGTGGTGGAACGCGGTCGCGGGAACAGCAGGAGTGCTGGCATCGGCTGCCAGTGGCCTCATGGCAAAGAGTGCCGCGGGTGCGCTGCCGGTGATGCCGGCAGCGGCCCTGTCAGATCATGAACAACTCGCCTTCGCCTCGTCCGTGGCATTCCTCCTGCTCACCGGGTGGCGGTTCTCGTGCCGGCGCGAGCTCCCGCCGGGATCACCGCAACTCTTCCTTCTTCTCACCGGCGCGGCTCTCCTCCTGCTCTGGATCACGGCGCACATCGGTGGCACTCTCGTGCACGAATTCGGCGTCGGGGTCATCGCTGCTCCCCGACCGTAACGCCCCCGACCGGATCCCGCGCACCTTGACATCGCCGGCCCGCCGCACGATCGTGACCGCCACACCAACGAGCAGAATGATCAATCCGGCCCACACAAGATTGATGAGCGGCTTGACACTCGCCTCGGCGACCAGCATCTCACGTGACGCCCCTGACGCTGCCGCCCCGGACTCTTCCAGCCCGAGGGGCGCAAGGTAAAAGTCCCGGTCTTTCAGGTTCGCAATATCCGGGTTACGCATCACGTTCTGCATGTACTCGCTGTTGAACATGATCGGCGACAACGTGATCGCGTGCCCTTCCTTCTCGACCCGCACATCGAACCTGAATTTTCCGTCCTCGGTCGGCCGCTGTCCCATATACGTCAGGGTGTAGCCGAGTGCCTGCGTCGGTGTTCCCAGGGGAAGCGACACCGTCTCGGTCCCGCCGAACCGCGAGGACGACACGAACCCGAGGAACATGACCGCCATACCGATGTGGGCGACCGCCCCGCCGGCCATCTTCGGATTCCCCTTCACGATGGTCCAACCGGCCATCAGGTTCACCACGAGCGCGAACGAGGCGCCAAACACGAACAGTATGAGGAGCGGGTCTCGGGAACCGGCATACAGCATGACGGGCACCGACAGCAATGCGACTCCTGCCGGGATGAGAAGTGTGCGGAGCAGCGCCGACCGGTCCGAGCGTGTCCACCAGAGGAGCTGCCCGAGTCCCATCAGCAGTCCCAGGAGGATCCCGAGCGGGACGATCGTGGTGGCATAGTACGAGATATCGACGGCACTTTTCTTTCCATACAGCACCTCGGTGATGATCGGCGACGAGGTGCCGACGATCACGAACACGGCGATGAAGACGAGGGTCGAGGCTCCCAGGAACAGCGCGAATTCGCGCGAGTAGATGCTGTGTTTCGCCGGACGCCGCGGGATCTCCTTCCACCGTCGCACGAAGAGGACGATGGGCGCACCGATGGTGATGATCAGCATGCCGATCAGGAGCCAGTATGCTGCCATGCCGGGCTCCCCGAAGGAATGCACCGACGTGTCGCCGAGGACACCGCTCCGGGTCAGGAACGTCGAATACACGACCAGGATGAAGCAGAGCATGCCAAGTTTCAACAGAGCAGCCATTGCATAGGAATACGGCACAGCCATCGATGCAAATCCGCTGAAGAGGACCTGCGGGTGGATCACCATCCAGTAATTCTGCAGGAGGGGGTTCAGGCCCCGTCCATCGGCCGGAACGAATCCGGGTCCGACCTCGGCGAAGGATTCCCAGACGTACAGGAACGGGTTCTTCACGAGCAGCATCACGAGCAGAATGAGTTCGATGCCCATGAACACACTCATCACCTGAGCTTCGTAGCCGACGCGCGAGGAATGGCGGAGGAGAAAGATGCCGATCACCGCAGTGAACAGCGCCCAGAGGAGGAAGCTGCCCTCCTGCCCTGCATAGAACGTCGAGATCAGGAGGGGTGTGGAGAGCGCGCGTGAGCTGTAGCTCCACACGTACGAGTACTGGAATTGATGGGTGAGGATGAGGTACAACAGAGTTGCGGCACTGGCGGCGACCATCACCACCGTGCCGTGGAAGAAGAGACGTCCGAAGAGGAGTGACCGGTCCGTGGCTTTGAGGTGATGCCGGATGTAGCCGGCGACCGAGAGTAGGGCGAACACGAATGCGACCTTGACGAATATGCCGCCGAGCATAGGGACTCCTGCTGATGGAAAGAACGGAACCGCTCACACCGGGAGGCCGTCTGACGACGGCCCTCCCCGCTCACTGCACTGTCACGATGCCTTGCCCGTGACCTCTGCCCCCGTGGCCTCGTACTTCGATGGGCACTTCGTGAGAACCTCCGAGGCGTGGAAGGAGCCGTCGCCGGTGAACTTCCCCTTTGCGACGACACTCGTTGCCATCTCGAAATTGTTCGGCGCCGCGCCGTCCAGCACCACCTTGCACTCGCGTCCGGCATCATCCACCAGATAGAACGTGAACTGGCTCGTGGAGGGATTGAACGCGGAGTCCTTCTCCCGGTTCCACGTGCCTTTCAACTGGACCTTCTTGTTCTTCGCCATGGCTCCGGCGATGTCGGTATATTCCACGTTGCTGTCCATGAACGAATACGCCCCGAACCCGAGGAAGACCAGTACCACGATGGACCCGATGATCATTTTAGCATTCATATGACGCTCCTCCCTTCTACCCGTTGTTCTCAGTGGTACGTTCCAGTTTTTTCAAGCGTCCATCGAGGCGCCAGAGATAGGCGAACAGGCCCAGCCAGATCCCGACCACGATGATCATGACGATGTACAGCTGATGTTCGGCAAGGAACTCCACGGTCATCCTTTCGACTGATGATGATACTCAAGCAACGCGGCGCGCACGCGCAGCGTGAACATCCAGATAAAGAGCAGCGTGAAGGCGAAGAGCGACGTGAAGAACACCATGCGCATGCCCGGCGACATCTTGAACTCGATCACCGGCCCCGCGCCATCGGGGTCGCCCGCCGCACCGGGATGCAGCCCCGTCATGATGCGCGGCATGATGAACACGAAGAATGGGACCGTCACGGCGGCGATGATCGAATAGACGGCGGAGAGCGTTGCGCGCTTTTCTTCCACCTCCACTGCCGAACGGAGCGCGAAGTAGGCGCCGTAGATCAGGAGCAGCACGAAGATCGATGTCTCACGGGGATCCCAGTTCCAGAACGAACCCCAGTTGAACTTCGCCCAGATCATTCCTGTCACCGTCGCCAGGATGCAGAACAGGAGCCCCAGTCCCGCTGCTGCCGAGGACCGGAGGTCATCCCGGATATCGCGTTTCCGGAGATAGCGGATCCCGTAGAACATCCCGGTGAAGAACGCCATGACGCTCAGCCATGCCGTCGGGACATGGAAGAAGATGATGCGGGCCTTTTCTTCGAGGCCGGGGATGAAGGGGAACTCCAGCAGTGATGTCGGCGCCGGGACGATGGGGAGTGCAAAAGCGGCAACGATCACCAGCGTGAGAAGGATACCGAGAAGAATCCGCCACACCATACTCAGTCTTTCCAGATGTACTCAAAGAGCATATACGACGCAGTCACCACGACGACAATATACGAAATCAGGACCTGAAATTCACCCCCGACATCCGTCCATGCGGTCCCCTCGCAGGCCATCCGGGTGGTCCGGATCGCGGTCATCAGGACAGGTAACAATATTGGGAACGATAAAACGGGGTAGAGGGTTCCCTTCGTGTTCGCCCGCGCAATGATCGCAGCGATGATCGTCGATGCCGCAGAGAGCCCGATGCTTCCCAGCGCGATCCCGGCCGCGAACACCCCGTAGGAGGTGACGACGAATCCGGAGATGAACACCGCGTACAGTGCCACGGTCAGAAGCGTCAGGCCGGCACCGAGCAGCAGATTGAAGAGCAGCTTCCCGAAATAGACGGCACTCGGTGGCGCCTGCAACTGCAGCGTCATCGAGGTCCCACGCTCTTCCTCCATGACGAACGTCCTCGACAGGCCGGACATCGCCGCGAAGAAGATCACCACCCAGAGCATCCCGGCAAGCACCTCGAGCGACGGGGCCTCACCGGCAAGCGAGAACATGATCATCGAGAGGGTGGTGACGACGAACATTCCGAGCGCACTGATCGCGTACCGCGTGCGCAATTCCGAGCGCCAATCCTTGAGAAACACCGCAAGGGTGGACCGTAGCCACCGGCCGGCAGAGCGTTCAACGGCGGGCATTGAGATCCACCTCCCTGTCCGGTGCCGCGAGATCCGTCCTGTCGTTGGTTGCCACCACCAGGATCCCCTCGCGCAATTGATCCTGCATGATCCCGCGTACGATCGCGATGCCATCGGCGTCCAGGTTCGACATGGGTTCATCCAGCACAAGCACCGGTGGCCGGTGTATCAGCGCCATGGCATATTTCAACCGCTGCTTCATCCCGGAGGAAAATCCGCGGACAGGGTCCGTGCGCTTCGGGTCGAGAGCGACCTGTTCCAACAGCTGCGATGCGCGTCCATCATCCGGCCGGGCTCCCCGGAGGGTCATGCTCATGTGGAGGTTCTCCATTGCCGAGAACTCCTCATACACCTGGAGATACGGTGCGACCAGACCGAGGCGGCCCAGCACCGCGAAATGATCGCCGGCATCATCCGCGTGCACGGTGACCCTGCCCGATGTGGGCGTCAGTACGCCGCAGAGGATCTTGATGAGCGTCGATTTCCCTGCCCCGTTCCGGCCGGCGATCATCAGGGAGTGGCGCGCGTGCACATCGAACGACACGTCCCGGAATATCAGCTTCCTGTTGAACGAGTGCCGGATATTCTCACCGCTGATGTGTAGCGCCACGCTCACCTCCTCACCAGTGCGATCTTGCCCGTCACCCGCCTGTCCCCGAGGTCGATCACGTAGATGTAGATGCCGGATGGGACCGCGGATCCATCCGTTCCCTTGCCATCCCAGAAGAACATCTGGCGGTCCAGATACCAGGACGACGAACTTGTCCCGGACGTGTAGACCGGGTCCAGCCCGCTGGAGAAGACGGATACGCTGCCGGTGACCTGATCCGTGCCATCCACCGGCATGGCCGCACGCGCGTGGTTCCCCGGCAAGAACGGATTCGGGAAGGCCCGGCCTTCGGCAAATTGCGACGCATCGATGTTCCGTCGGACGGTGTCGCCTACGACGAACCAGCTCGCCCAGTGCACGGGCGTGGCGACGCCGAGATGTGCGAACAGTCCGATCGGTGTTATGCGGTATCCGTCATTCGGCCGCGTCGACCGGAAATCGAATGCGTAATCCTTCCCCGCCGCTTGTGCCGTCGCGGCAGCAAGGTCCACGTTCGCCACGATCACGGTCATGGTATCCGGGGACCGCATGAGCTGATAATACCGCGCAGCGAACGGTGCGAGGCTCCCGGTGATCTCGCGCGAGGGAGGCCTGTACTCCACCGGGATCTCCATCATCAAAGGATAGTCCGCGGCGTCCGGATAGTACTTCGAGGGCTCGCTGCGTGTCCCGGTGAAATGATTCCACAAACTCCAATCGGCGAAGGCTCCCTGCGCATCATACCCTTTCGTTCTCAGCGCCCTGTCGATCGCCGCCATCGGCGCCATCGCGCGGATCTGCTCCCAGGTCGTTCGCATCATATCGCGCCCGTACCGTGCGGCGATGTAATGCCCCCAGATGCTCCGGCTATAGCAGATCAGGTCGTTGGAAGTGAACGCCCTCTCCGGTGTCCGGAAATGCCCCCAGGACGCCTTCAGGTATTCGTAGTAATCGTTGACCTCCGGATACAGCACATCCTCCATCCATGTGGATGTGATCTCATAGAAGAACACGTCGTTCTGCCAATACCCGTAGTTGCCGATCTGGAGGGCATGATGCAACTCGTGCGCGATCGTGACGTGCAATGCAGGGAGCCCACGGTTCACGGCCGGATGGACGAACGCGTAGTCGTTGTCGATGGTCATGAACGTGGTCGCCGTCCCGCCATCCGGCGGGGAGCCATCCGGCGTCGTGTATCCGTACATGCTTCCCAGTTCCATGATGAAGACATCGTATTCCGGGCCCCCGTTCAACGTATCGTCGGACGGAAGGACGCCATACCCGAGCACCTGTGTCTCGATCGGTGCCACGTACGCCAGGCTCGCGAAGACGGAGTCCACATAGGCGCGTGCAGTTCCGGGCACCGCCGCGCCGGTGCCATCGAGCAGCGTGGGCGTGTTGAACCCCGTGGTATCGAAATGCACGCGGAACCCGGAACGGACCAGGCTGGTCTGCAGGAGTGGACGCGACAGCATCGTGGATGCGGCACCTGCCAGCACGCGTCCTTTCACGCTCAGCGCGTTGGTCACGGCAGAGAGGCCGCATTTAATCGGCTCACCTTCGGGGGGCAACTGAGCGCTGTTCCCGAGCAATTGCGCGGCGGCATCATGCACCATGCTTCGCTCCTGCGCGTGCGCGGTGAGGGCACACGCGCCGAGGATGCAAAGCGCAGACAGGAGCCGGAGTGTGATCATTGCGAGAACGCCCCCGCGTGCACGGTGAGGGTATGTTTCCGTGGATGACTGAGGACGACGTCAAGCAGTCCGGTGACCGGCGAGATCCGAAGCCCAAAGTGCTCCGCCCCGTGCGCCGGCAGGACAAGGACGGGCTCGGAGAAGCGCCTGTGCCCGAGGCCGAACAACGCGTAGACCCCGTCCCGCGCACCATCCATGTAGACAACGTCGGCCCGGCCGTCTCCGTTCACATCGCGGACAACCATGCCATCCTCATCGATCGGATCGATGCCTTCGACCACGATGGGGTCCAGCTGCACGCTTCCCCCCGAATCGCCATACGCAACGTACATCCTGCGCGAGGGTGCGCCGGTGAACATCAAAAGGTCAGGAAGACTGTCGCCATCAACGGCGCCGCTCCCCAACAGCTTGATGCTCAGGGTCGAGTCAGGCAGAGTGACCAGGCGCTGGATCTTTCGAAAGTCATAATTCGCCTGCGCCGGCGCCAATGCGACCGACGACGCTCTGGGCGGACGTTCGCGGAACGCCAGAACGACGTCCGGCTTGCCATGTCCCGCGAAGGACCCGGAGGCCATCGAGGTGATCGTCACAGGCAGGGAAAAGCGGTACGAGCGTTCCACGAACTGCTGGCCGGAGATCTCCTGATACAACAGAAGTGGTGGCTTGCCGGACGTACCGTTGCCACTTCTGATCCCTATGACGAGCCGCCCTGTGATGCGGTCGGTCTCGGCCATCAGGAACCGGGGTCCCGGCGGTGTAGGAACCATCAGGACGCGGGAGCGTTCGAAGCGTTCGGCGCGACGGATGACGCCGATCTGATCCGTCGTCGGATCCACCGTCACGATCGTCCACGGACGCGGGAATTCTCCGGGTACGACGCGGACATCTTCAGGCTCACCCGGCACGGTAAGTGTCCGTTGCCCGAAGAGCCTGCCTGGCGTCGTCCCTTCGAACAGACCGATGCTCGCCGACC
Above is a window of Ignavibacteriota bacterium DNA encoding:
- the ccsA gene encoding cytochrome c biogenesis protein CcsA, whose amino-acid sequence is MVWRILLGILLTLVIVAAFALPIVPAPTSLLEFPFIPGLEEKARIIFFHVPTAWLSVMAFFTGMFYGIRYLRKRDIRDDLRSSAAAGLGLLFCILATVTGMIWAKFNWGSFWNWDPRETSIFVLLLIYGAYFALRSAVEVEEKRATLSAVYSIIAAVTVPFFVFIMPRIMTGLHPGAAGDPDGAGPVIEFKMSPGMRMVFFTSLFAFTLLFIWMFTLRVRAALLEYHHQSKG
- the xseB gene encoding exodeoxyribonuclease VII small subunit — its product is MAGKKPAAGKGSFEESLHRLEEIVNQLEQGDVPLEDSLRLYEEGIQLSRVCAEKLTRAETTLKKLNKDLDGKLTLMDEEQE
- a CDS encoding exodeoxyribonuclease VII large subunit, which codes for MADQAPLSVSALTQRIKLSLERTFPSLAIVGELSNVKLHSSGHLYFTLKDEAAQLSGVMWRSRVPTLKFRPADGQKVVVQGRITVYEVRGTYQVDVTSMRTLGAGDLQQAFEELKRKLMEEGLFDPGRKRPLPPYPEQIGLITSPTGAVLHDMLHVFRRRYPVASLVFRPTRVQGAGAGQDIAEAIADLNRLGGLDLIILARGGGSLEDLWPFNEEIVARAIAGSRIPIVSGVGHEVDVTIADFVADLRAPTPTAAAEMSVPDRRALIELLENSRYTMSSAIEDRIALHRRHIQQMLKSYALNRPVDLLARHSQHLDELTRSMSTSLSHLFELTAARARGTTERLNALDPRSVLKRGYAIVRKQGRITGKRKGIAVDDAVEIEFADGTVRSTITDI
- a CDS encoding Gfo/Idh/MocA family oxidoreductase produces the protein MEKVRIGIVGVGWVAQVIHLPILMKLPEAEVVAICDKDKAKVRLVGEKFGIKNQFTDLNQMLAMEGLDAVIVCTSTNAHQEVAVASLKAGKDVLVEKPIARTYAEAEAIAAAARESKRKLMVGMNHRFRPDTMILKSFIEGKELGKIYYARVGWLRKYDLDRAWLTQREKSGGGVFIDLGIVMLDMALWMLGYPQVVRLNAANYKNRTKQVEDTSVVSLVLNTGATVNIEVSWSMCLDEDVYYCYLHGAEGSASLSPLKINKELHGNLVNLAPAKIDSGHQLFKRSYENELKHFLGAVKDLHPVISTGEEAVQRMRVVDAVYRSAKKGKEVAVTP
- a CDS encoding VCBS repeat-containing protein, with product MAADLNGDRIMDLVLVQWLSDRLAVYFGIGQYQFSEQVTLALPGEPGRIAFMPVQRKQVLRFLVTLPANNAVLHVVGNPAGELVLRDTIPLSGHPGAVSFALVNEDQLPDMVVSTTNGLAVALGTTSTTFGPLTLFGAGAGSPSWTLADVDGDRKTDIVLADERDRRIVILGNAQQTGLAAWPAEYATGVRPAAVTVTDWTGDGVEDILVANNGSASIGLFEGTTPGRLFGQRTLTVPGEPEDVRVVPGEFPRPWTIVTVDPTTDQIGVIRRAERFERSRVLMVPTPPGPRFLMAETDRITGRLVIGIRSGNGTSGKPPLLLYQEISGQQFVERSYRFSLPVTITSMASGSFAGHGKPDVVLAFRERPPRASSVALAPAQANYDFRKIQRLVTLPDSTLSIKLLGSGAVDGDSLPDLLMFTGAPSRRMYVAYGDSGGSVQLDPIVVEGIDPIDEDGMVVRDVNGDGRADVVYMDGARDGVYALFGLGHRRFSEPVLVLPAHGAEHFGLRISPVTGLLDVVLSHPRKHTLTVHAGAFSQ
- a CDS encoding cytochrome c maturation protein CcmE, which encodes MNAKMIIGSIVVLVFLGFGAYSFMDSNVEYTDIAGAMAKNKKVQLKGTWNREKDSAFNPSTSQFTFYLVDDAGRECKVVLDGAAPNNFEMATSVVAKGKFTGDGSFHASEVLTKCPSKYEATGAEVTGKAS
- a CDS encoding CcmD family protein, yielding MTVEFLAEHQLYIVMIIVVGIWLGLFAYLWRLDGRLKKLERTTENNG
- a CDS encoding ABC transporter ATP-binding protein, whose translation is MALHISGENIRHSFNRKLIFRDVSFDVHARHSLMIAGRNGAGKSTLIKILCGVLTPTSGRVTVHADDAGDHFAVLGRLGLVAPYLQVYEEFSAMENLHMSMTLRGARPDDGRASQLLEQVALDPKRTDPVRGFSSGMKQRLKYAMALIHRPPVLVLDEPMSNLDADGIAIVRGIMQDQLREGILVVATNDRTDLAAPDREVDLNARR
- a CDS encoding heme exporter protein CcmB, yielding MPAVERSAGRWLRSTLAVFLKDWRSELRTRYAISALGMFVVTTLSMIMFSLAGEAPSLEVLAGMLWVVIFFAAMSGLSRTFVMEEERGTSMTLQLQAPPSAVYFGKLLFNLLLGAGLTLLTVALYAVFISGFVVTSYGVFAAGIALGSIGLSAASTIIAAIIARANTKGTLYPVLSFPILLPVLMTAIRTTRMACEGTAWTDVGGEFQVLISYIVVVVTASYMLFEYIWKD
- the bshB1 gene encoding bacillithiol biosynthesis deacetylase BshB1 yields the protein MNIDILAIGAHPDDVELSCGGTLIKAVRQGRRVGIVDVTEGELGTRGSREIRAMEAENAAKAIGVHYRTNLRIPDGNIEKTPENVLRLVTVIREVRPHVLLIPHSIDRHPDHESSHALCRKAWFDAGLRRVETSLDGNPQESFRPRAVYHYMQWHEFQPSFIVDVSDTYEARVEAMRAYRSQFYDPNSDEPGTVLSTPAFLEMVRTRLEYYGDKIGVQYGEAFYSPAPLAIPDIFTLNT